The DNA segment GAGGCCAGCTGCCGTGACAAGGTTTCAGAGACTGCTGGATAAGCAGGGGCGAGTCCGTGTTGACATTTATATGTTGGTAACAGAATTTTAAAGtagattttaaattaatatgaaTTGTGCAACATGAATTCTGAAATATCTGTAGAAGCTGGTGAAGGCATGCCTTCGCCAGCTTCTACAGATATTTCGATCAAAAATGATCAAggtgagagaaaagtgtgaactACAGCTTCCAGATGATTGAATGACAGTAAAGGTGCAATTTTTTCAATATTTCTGAGGTGAAGGAAAAAAGACTGGATGAGCTCTGAGGTGTGAGAGTAAAAGTTAGTCAAAGATGATTCCAAAGTTTTTAGCATATGATTTCATGTTATTGGCAAGGGGGCAAAGCAATGGCTAACCTCCTTAGAGAAGCTGTCTGGGCCGAGCACTAGAACCTCAGTTTTACTGGAACTGAGATGGAGGAAATTTGAATATATACACTCAGTAATGGCAAAGAAGCATTTGTTGAGTCAGGAGACGCTGTCGAGGTTGCTGGGCTTTACAGAAAAGTATAGCTGTGTGTCATCTGTATAGCTGTGGTAGGAGATTCCATTAAAACCATTAGACAGGTGACCCAGGGGTAATGtatgtaaagaaaacagaactggTCCAGGGACTGAGCCCTGTGGGACTCTACATACGAGTGATGAGAACTTACACTGCAGCAGAGCTTGGGGAGAATCTGTGCTGGTGGACATGGGTTACTGGACTGGTAGTCAGGTTTGGGGGCTTGGGGCTCTGGCTGGGCCTCAGGGGCTTGGGTCCTGATGGTGGTGTGTCACCGAGGTTGTGGATGGGTgtgtgcatgggggcccagccctggcatGGGGGGGCCTCTGGTGCATTTGCAGAACTGAGGGTCCCTTCAAATGGCGGGGAGGTTGTTACATCCTTGCAGGTCTCTGTTCTTCAGgagttcactctgcaggtgagggagagatataggagaggtggagaatgaactcaacctaggtgtctattgtcttacagtggggcaaaaaagtatttagtcagccaccgattgtgcaagttcccccacctaaaatgatgacagaggtcagtaatttgcaccagaggtacacttcaactgtgagagacagaatgtgaaaaaaaaaaatccatgaatccacatggtaggatttgtaaagaatttatttgtaaatcagggtggaaaataagtatttggtcaataacaaaaatacaactcaatactttgtaacataacctttgttggcaataacagaggtcaaacatttactataggtctttaccaggtttgcacacacagtagctggtattttggcccattcctccatgcagatcttctcgagagcagtgatgttttggggctgtcgccgagcaacacggactttcaactcccgccacagattttctatggggttgaggtctggagactggctaggccactccaggactttcaaatgcttcttacggagccactcctttgttgcccgggcggtgtgttttggatcattgtcatgttggaagacccagcctcatttcatcttcaaagttcccactgatggaaggaggttttggctcaaaatctcacgatacatggccccattcattctgttcttaacacggatcagttgTCCTggccccttggcagaaaaacagccccatagcatgatgtttccacccccatgcttcacagtagatatggtgttcttgggatgcaactcagtattcttcttcctccaaacacgacgagttgagtttataccaaaaagttctactttggtttcatctgaccacatgacattctcccaatcctctgctgtatcatccatgtgctctctggcaaacttcagacgggcctggacatgcactggcttcagcagcggaacacgtctggcactgcgggatttgattccctgccgttgtagtgtgttactgatggtgacctttgttactttggtcccagctctctgcaggtcattcaccaggtccccccgtgtggttctgggatctttgctcaccgttctcatgatcattttgaccccacgggatgagatcttgcgtggagccccagatcgagggagattatcagtggtcttgtatgtcttccattttctgatgattgctcccacagttgattttttcacaccaagctgcttgcctattgtagattcactcttcccagtctggtgcaggtccacaatacttttcctggtgtccttcgaaagctctttggtcttggccatggcggagtttggagtctgactgtttgaggctgtggacaggtgtcttttatacagatgatgagttcaaacaggtgccattcatacaggtaacgagtgggggacagaaaagcttcttacagaagacgttacaggtctgtgagagccagagattttccttgtttgaggtgaacaaatacttattttccaccctgatttacgaataaattctttacaaatcctaccatgtggattcatggattttttttttcacattctgtctctcacagttgaagtgtacctctggtgcaaattactgacctctgtcatcatttaaagtgggggaacttgcacaatcggtggctgactaaatactgtatttgccccactgtatgtagtCCGGAAGATAattggatgatggggtgggaGTAGAgccccgggctctgtggggcttGGTGGTGCTACTGCTGTGGgtcccggtctggatgggcctggacCCCCTGTccttggtgggggtccaggccCAGGGAATGGGGGCGCCTACTGAGATCAGCAGGGGATCAGATAAGTCGAGCGGGACTAAAATAGAAAGCTCAGCTTTATCTGATTGTATTAGAATACCCTTAGTCAATAAAACTGGTTCAGTGCTGTGGGTTTATCTCTAACCGGACTGGAATTTAAACGATAAACGACCTGACAGACTTTCTCAAGGATTTCAGAAATAAATGTGAGTTTGGAAATTGTCCTGTGAGTATCTGAAACAGTGGGATCTAAGTAGGGTTTTACAGCAGAGCAAAGATGCTAGCTGTAATCTGGAAGGCAGCCAGATAAAAAGGATTGATTCATAATAGAAAGAATCTGAGGGAGATGAGGCATAACGCCTTTGATGAATTTAGGAGGGATAATGACCGCTGGGCAGGATGACAGCGTCCATGTGTGAGACTATATTGAGAAGATCTGTCGAGGAAACTGGTTTAAAGTCAAAGAACAGGACGTGAACAGCAGACTGACGAGTCTGCTGATGGCGTCAAACAATAACCTTGGATTGTGTTTGTCGTTAATCAAATCAGCAAAATAAGATGTTCTCACATCTTTTATAAGCTGGTCGAGGATAGTTAGTAACTCCTTCACATGGGAGGGAGTCACTCtcacctgctgcacatccttttcAGCTCGGTCTCTCTGCCTCTACAAGTCCTTCTCTCCTTCCTCAGAGTCCAGCCTCACTATAAACCTTACCTTTGCCTCATAATCACATTTATCTCAGTGTTTAACATTTTGAGCATGTCAGGCtgtgcaattcattattatgacTGTTTGTCCTTCAGTCATGACTGTACTATGTAAAGCACCCAGATACTTACTGAGGTTATACATACTGTAACAGACTGCACCCCTGTACAAAAGCCAAAGTTAGTGCAGTGGAACATTTGGTTAACTCAGAATTAAGGAAGAAGCAGGAAAATGCAAGCTCAGGCTGAAAGGCCGGAGTGTGTGAGGATAGCAGAACATCTGGTGTATTTGATAGAAATCCACTGAGTGATAGCTTTAAATAAAGTGTTTGTGCGTGCATGTTTGGGGGTTTAATGCTGTGCTGGTGAAATCTCTGAACCACAAACATCACCCAGCGACTTTATGACCTGATATTTGAGGAATTATTAACAGAGTTGTTCTCTAGTTTGATTCCTATCAGCCTGCCAAAGTTTAAAGTGCAGACTCAAACTTCCACCCATCCCAGCAACAATCACACATGTTCACTTGGTCAGGTGTCAAAaatcagctttaattcacattTACAAAACCATGAAGCCCACAGAGAGGTGTCTGTGTCCCAGAACATCTCCACCAGGAACAACACTGACGATACAAATATggcaacaggaaacagaaatgtgttttcctcagtttacaaaaacatacagcagtaAACGCATAGCACTTCCTGTCGGAACGTCCTCCTAGATCCGAAGACCAGACTACAGAACCACGATGAACCCAACCCGAAgcactttctttattttcttacatAATATTAGCATGTGTTCATACGAAACATGGCCCAAGGTCAAAGTAATAACACTAGCATGTGAACGTAATCCAGAGTAATCTAAAGTAACCCAACGTAAAGTAATCTAGTCTCAAGCCTGCTCTTAGCACTCAGCTTCAACGCTGTTCTATATTTTTGTCATTACATTAGATTTCTTTATGTGGTCATCTCCTGTGGGCAGCACAGCTCACAGGTACAGAGTGCTGCCCCTCAGTGGGTTTTCAGAAGCTGGCCAATCAGAAGGAAGTGGGATTTTAAAGAAGGATGACTTTAAAGAGAGAGGAGCTAAAAGAGTTTATTGAGCTGAGAAGCCAGAGTTAAATAAagtaaagttgttgttttttttattttattatttttgaatcATTGGAGGGTAATACAGCTGAGTAGAGCTGCAGGTTAGCTCAATGGTTCTCCTTTAACGTGAAAGATGATCATATGACCCTTACTGATCTTTCAGTTCATTTAATTTTCGAGCTAAATCTGCAAACACCTGACTGCTTGGAATGAAATGACATAAATCACCTGATTCAGACATCTGCTAATGTAAACGTGATGCCACCCTCTCCAGGTAACACCTGCAAAAACCCAAACGGGTAAGACTGCTGAGTGGACCTTTATCGGCCCCTGTGAACACTGTCATGCTGTGGTTTAACCTGCCTGACTTCCATTTGTGCATGCTTCACTCATCCAGCCACTCTTCCCGTCCTTCCTTTGTTCTTCTTCCTTGCAGATGAACAGTCAGCAGGTGTTTAACCACAAAGAAACACTACACAGGTGATCATGAGAGTTTGGGGCAGCTCAGCTTCCCACACAGCAGCTCCATGTCAACTTACACtgtatgtatttatacacatgAATCCTCCATCACCACACATCTGTCTGAATCTGAGCAGTCACGAATCCTTTTGAAGACAACACGGGGCCTGTTTCCATACCCCTCCCTATGACTCCAAGTAATCGTCATCATGTTTCTGTACCCAGCCAGCAGGAAGCTCCATCTGCCCACTTTCTGTACACGTCCATGTAATGCATGATGTCACATCATCGCTCTCTGTCCTCTGTCTCATGTGGTTTTCGCCTTCTGGCTGCAGGTCCTGTCTGTAGCCTCTAGGTGGCGCTGAAGCGATTCCTGCACTGGGCTCTTCTGCTGGTCTTTGAGAGGGAGATTCCTCCGTTTGACGGGCAGCACGAATGCGACCAGAATGCAGCCGATGTGGAGGCTAAAGTACCAGGAACTGCAGAGAAGATGAAAATTCAGAAATGCTGCTATGAGCAGTCAAAGTTACACATGAATTAAACCTGGGTTAAACAAGGTTTAAACCTGGGCTGCACCAGCAGTAAACCTGAAATATATCTGGGTTAAACCTGGAATAACTTATATTAAACCTTGGTAAAACCTGATTTAAACCTGGGTTAAAGCTGTGTTAAACATGCATTAAACCTGGATTGAATCTTGATTAAACTTTGGTCAACCCTTTCTGACTTACTGACCTGTAGAACTTCATGGATGGACCCACAGACAGCAAGACAAAAGGTATCACCGTGTAGCAGATGGCAATCTGAGTGGCTGCCCACGTGATGACATCATAGACCAGTTTGTGTACGGAGGAGTGCAGGAAGTATGGTCGAACGTTGTGTCTGACCTGAGGATGAGAAGTTAACATGGATGACTGCTAAAATGGACACAGGTCTCATTTCAAAGGCTTAGCAGCAACATCAGTTAACAGATAACAGCTAACTGCTAAATGATAATGGCTAACAGCTAGCGGCTAATAGCTAACAGCGGCTCACCGCTCTGGCTGCCAGCGTGATGACGATCCCTGTGAGGAAGGTGAGGTAATATCCTGGATAGGCTCCGTGCCACATGGCTGACAGGATGAAGGTGGCTGCTGTCGGATGGTAGGGACATCGCTCATAACACACCCTGTCAATCAGAGAtaaggggtcagaggtcacaaaCAGTCATTTTTACACATGCCAGGTACAGATTCCAGATCAGGTAACTGAGTGTGACCTTTTGAGCCAGTGTGCTGTCTGAATGTTCCAGTTGTCCAGGAAAACTTTGAAGCTGGTGGCAAACTGGAAGCAGACAGAGATCCATTAGACTGATGTTATCAAACCATTTTAGTGACTCgtaaatagggatgggtaccggtatccggtgccattatggcaccggttctgacataaacggtagtaaccagaccgaaaagcagtgcacatttcggtgctttatttcgatgcttttttttcctgagctgtgatacactttagattctagccaatcattttacgtttccgaggatagtaggcgggtccaggtacgtacgttcttttagagcagagctacagattaaaaatgaccaaggcaaagcggtcaaaagtctggctgtacttcatagcaaaagatgcaaactcagcagcaacaagtgctttaagctgatactgtgatactgtgcaaaggaggtaacacctcgaatccgatgaaacacctggcgacgcatagcgttttttttttaaaagccgagaaatgcgccgtatttgatagcttgctgtgagacctcacaccgtgcacatctactgcgggtgtggtgcctgttatcggaccctgagttagcaacatcccccaagaacccgaagaatagagtcctggcccctagccctgccagtgtagcagaaatgatgacggatgatgatggcagcagcagccgttcttctctgcgtgagtagcttaatgttgtccgtgtgtaatttacgctgAGTAGGCTAACAGCGTTAtcaaattaatgcatgtaaggtgaactagcaaacatcatcatagctacatgcggctgtcttcttgtttgatggcagatactcccttcaccctggccaaaaaggctaaaatgaccaaagaaaaagtggaaaacagttaaacatgagaggtttttggacaaagtttgtgttttttccattgattaagcactgcttccagccaagagtgatgccataaaaaaaggctaacattgttatctttttacaaaaaaacagctgaaaatgagaggtttttggaccaattttgtgttctccattctttcaaattcaaattcaaattcaaatttaagcaccggtttgagcaccgtttaagcaccggcaccatttcaaaagtaccggtttggcatcgatatcggataaaacctaaacgatacccatccctactcgtAAACTTGTCCAGGTCTGTGATGGTCCTGACCTCAATCTTCAGGATCCTCAGATTGGAGATGAGGTCCCAGCGAGCAGAGCCGTCACTGTCGTAACCATTGAAGCCAAAACCGGCGGCGTTGTTGATGGCGTCAGCTGTAGCACAGATGTGACTGGTCAGAAATTTAGGTATGAACAGTGTGTTTGTGCTAACAGTGAACCCAGCATTTTCATTTCAGCACAAATGATCGGTTAGATTTTGATTTTAATCCAATTTCTCTAAAGCAGCACATGAAAGTTTATTTGCACAAAGCAGATTTCAGCCACCCACCAAGCGTCCAGACGAAGTAGTACTTGGGTCTGGTAGTCAGCATGGACAGGTACAGGTAAACCACTTGAGCATAGAAAGGTGTGTTGGCAATGAAGTTGTCGTCGATGTTTCGCTCCACTGGGAAAACCTTACACACTGACAGAAACACCAGCAGGCAGAAGAAGGAGGTGGTGACCTTACGTACGACCTCCATCTGTGGAGAAACATAGTATTCATTCAGGTTCAGTATGTCTTAAATTCAGTCAGCAATCatgaacaaaagaagaaatggatTACGCTCCTCAGTTTAAACGTCTCAACGGTAAATGTCTTAAACCTGCTTTCTGTTTAATGTCAAGCGGGGGCGACTGCTCATACTGTAAATACAGGTATACCTTAGTCATGCGACCTACGTTTGGGGAGGGCTCACTGTGCCTCAGCTTGCTGCTGGACTTCCTTTCATCCTTGTAGTCTCTGCAGCGTCGAGGGGCTCCCTCGATGAAGCCGATGTAGTCGTTGTAGGAGCAGGTGGGGCCAGCCAGGATCCCCATGAAGTTACAGTTGTAGCTGAAGTACTCCAGCAGACTGGGCATTCTCCTAAATAAATAGAGGGTTAAGACCATTTCACCACAATGCTTTCTATTGGCAACTCCTGTGAATGTTGTATGCTATGGAAACAGCCGTGCTCCGAAAGAAGGCATGGAGAActattcaattttcaattcagttttatctatACAACGCCAAATTACAActacagttgcctcaaggtgctttttacAGTAACTTAGACCCTAcaagaatacaaagaaaacagagaaaaccccaacaatcacatgagccCCGATGAGAAagcactctggtgacagtgggaaggaaaaactacattttaacaggaagaaacctccagcagaaccaggctcagggaggggcggccatctgctgtgactggtttgggtgaggggaggaacacaggacaaaagacacactgtggaagagagccagagattaataataaatgaaCAAGTTGTATATGAAAGATCTGTTTTCACACGCCCTAATTTCTATCACTGCTGGGATTCTGTTCTGCTGTGGTGGGCCATCAGAGTACATGCAAAATGGTTTCATTAAATTCTGTATGTCAATAAATAATGTTCAGTTTCTTGTACTAATCTCTTTTTATTGAACCAATGATTTAATGCGAGAGGTGTACGAACACATGAGTGACGTGAGttaagaagaaacacccagtgcatcatgggaattccCCAGCTACCttcacctattgcagcataactaagggaggattcagggtcacctgatccagcccgaactatatgctttagcaaaaaggaaagtttgaaggcTAATCCTAAAAGTAGAGATattgtctgtctcctgaatccaaactggaagctggttccacagaagaggggcctgaaaactgaaggctctgcctcccattctacttttaaatactctaggaacaacaagtaagcctgcagtgtgaaagtGAAGTGCTCTAACGATATGATACTATAAGGTcgttaagataagatggggcctgattattcaagaccttgaatgtgaggagcaggatttaaATTCTGGATTTTTAATGGAGCCAATGAAGGGGAGACAGTAAAGGAGAACCAGAACACAGAACAAAGAGCTAATGTGATTGGCATAGTGAGACTTGTAGTAAAAACCTCAGTTAGAAAAGCTCTCTAAAGTACATATCCATTTATCATGTCTGATATTTAGctaacatctgcacagacagcatgctaatgctaagctagccaagaacctaAGAGTGATGAAAGAGTGGAGTATATGCAGACCCCAGTctagcagccagaccctgaacttcaataGGTTAACAAAGGCagttctacctgttcatgtttctaaagcaGAATCACCATGACGACTGCTCTGAAGTCTGTTTGGCTCGTTTTAACTGTGCTTTTATTCAAACttcaagagtgtgtgtgtcctcattagcaCAGAGATCTGTG comes from the Astatotilapia calliptera chromosome 15, fAstCal1.2, whole genome shotgun sequence genome and includes:
- the mboat2b gene encoding lysophospholipid acyltransferase 2b, which produces MADDGAPSTACTGSSLLQPLSELTDLPLDQVNFVACQLCALISAFWFRLFLHPSKTSPIIRHVVATLLGLYFAMFCFGWYALHFLVQSGLTYGIMILTGVEHMHKYCLVVALTYLSLCQITRVYVFDYGMYTADFTGPMMVITQKITSLAFEIHDGMARKEEHLTAGQKILAIRRMPSLLEYFSYNCNFMGILAGPTCSYNDYIGFIEGAPRRCRDYKDERKSSSKLRHSEPSPNMEVVRKVTTSFFCLLVFLSVCKVFPVERNIDDNFIANTPFYAQVVYLYLSMLTTRPKYYFVWTLADAINNAAGFGFNGYDSDGSARWDLISNLRILKIEFATSFKVFLDNWNIQTAHWLKRVCYERCPYHPTAATFILSAMWHGAYPGYYLTFLTGIVITLAARAVRHNVRPYFLHSSVHKLVYDVITWAATQIAICYTVIPFVLLSVGPSMKFYSSWYFSLHIGCILVAFVLPVKRRNLPLKDQQKSPVQESLQRHLEATDRTCSQKAKTT